The following proteins are co-located in the Triticum aestivum cultivar Chinese Spring chromosome 1A, IWGSC CS RefSeq v2.1, whole genome shotgun sequence genome:
- the LOC123183168 gene encoding uncharacterized protein, producing MAAVRCLGRRLGGTLAAAAEGRPQLVPSRFFSEHAREKKQKVEELYDALYKRGKIPTTTQQRPSVQTSQEVDDPLRVRRYAMRIRGVFDLAAKMTLGFMLVAYAVSPKLPREEDTTNTCPQCGLRTSTTREGTTNN from the exons ATGGCAGCGGTTCGATGCCTGGGGAGGAGGCTTGGTGGAACGCTGGCGGCGGCCGCGGAGGGGCGACCCCAACTCGTGCCAAGCAGGTTCTTCAGCGAG CATGCTCGTGAGAAGAAGCAGAAGGTGGAGGAGCTGTATGATGCGTTATACAAGCGGGGGAAGATTCCCACGACTACTCAGCAGCGTCCCTCTGTACAAACCAGTCAAGAAGTAGACGACCCTTT GCGTGTTAGGCGTTATGCAATGAGGATTCGGGGTGTGTTTGACTTAGCTGCCAAGATGACGTTAGGCTTTATGCTGGTTGCTTATGCGGTTAGTCCCAAACTGCCCAGAGAAGAGGACACCACCAATACTTGCCCACAATGCGGCTTGAGAACATCAACGACCAGAGAAGGCACCACCAATAATTGA